GTGAAAACACGGATAAATGGGCATTGGAATTCTCAAGCGGTGGCCCGGAATTTCATATTGAATCCATTTGGGAGCTTGGCAGTCCTGTATATTGGAAAGGACAGGACGGGACAGTGATTGTCGAAGGTAATGTTACAGCCCTTGAGCCCAATCAATTATTAAGATTTACCGTTTTTGATGTTCGTATGGAGGAGAGACCAGAGGTGACGGAAGAAGATGGGATTACCTTCCGATTATCTGAAGAAAATGGAAAAACCCATTTGCATATTCTTCAAGGGGATTTTTCTTCTATGGAGAATGGAAAGTTCTATCGCGACTCGAGTGCTGTCATTTGGGATCGAGTGCTTCCGAAGATTAAGGAGTTATCGGAAAAGTAGAAGATGTGTTAAAAGGAGCTGGAGCAAATGGTTGCTTGCTCTTTTTTTAACTTTTTATAACGATATGAAGTGAAAGTTTTTTAATGACGAAAAAAGGAGTCGACTCATATGAATATCATTGATTTCCATTGTGATGTGCTGATGAAGCTTTCGGAAAGCAAGGGTTCACTTTTGTTTGCTGATGCGCCAGAATTGCAGGCGAATAAAGCCCGGTTGCAGCAGGGACGAGTAAAAGTCCAATGCTTTGCTATTTTTATTGAACCGGATTTGCCATCAGACCAGAAATTTCAGGAAGCACTGGAACAGGTTCATTATTTTTATAATGAAGTTCTTGGAAAAAACCCGGACATGGTACATATTAAAAACTGGGCTGATTTTGACAAAATTAAGCTTGGACAGATTGGGGCGATGCTGACACTGGAGGGTGTGGATGCAATCGGTAATGATCTGATGAAACTTGAGACTCTTTATCGGCTGGGTGTCCTTTCTGTAGGTCTGACCTGGAATAATGCGAACTTGGCAGCTGATGGTGCAGGGGAGCCCCGTGGGGGAGGACTCACACTGTTCGGTAAAAACATTGTAGCATTAAACAATAAGCATCAAATACTAACTGATGTTTCCCATTTAAGTGAGAGAGCTTTCTGGGATGTGATGGAACTGGCAGAGTATCCAATTGCCAGCCATTCGAACGCCAAAGCATTGTGCGATCATCCGCGTAATTTAACAGATGCTCAGGCTTCGGCCATGTTTCAAAAAGGCGGCATGATCCATGTGGTCTATAATCCACCTTTTGTGAATGCATCTGGAGAGGCTGGAATCAGCGACCTTATAAGGCATATTGATCACTTTTGTTCATTAGGCGGGGTGAAGCAAATCGGGTTAGGTTCTGATTTCGATGGGATTACGAATTTTATTGCGGACTTAGAGGATGCATCGAAAAACCAAAATCTGATCAATGAACTTTTAAAATATTATTCTGAAGAAGAGGTAAGAGGGTTTGCCTCCCAAAACTTCCTCGACCACAGGCCCAGAATCCGAGTGTAGCTCAGGTTACCGCGATAGAAAGATTTCGAAAGAGAGGCAGAAACATGTATCTAACAATAAAACAAGCAGCTGAATACCTATCCATGACAGAAGAAACAATCGAAAAACTCATACAACAAAGAAAAATTCGTACCTTATTCGACGGAACCGAATACCTAATCTACAAAGACCAATTCAACACCCACCTAAAACAACTCGAAAAATACAAACAACTCATACAAGAAATACTAAACGAACCCATCCCTGAAGACCTCGACATCAAGGACGAAGACTAAATAGCTTCAATCAAAAAAATGGGGGTAACTTTGGTGTCAGGCACCAAACGTGGATAATTGTCCGTGTAGAGTGGACAAAACGGTGGTTTTGTCTTTTTGTGGTACCTGACACCAAAAATGACACCAAAAACACTATGCTGGGAGGGGAATTTGGATGGATGGTTTGAGGGGGATTTTTTTGAAGCGGGTTTATGAGCCTTATGATGAGAGTGATGGATGTAGGATTTTGGTGGATCGGTTGTGGCCGCGAGGGATTTCGAAGGGGAATGCTCGATTGTCGCTGTGGTTGAAGGAGGTCGCTCCTAGTCCTGAGTTGCGAAAGTGGTTCTGTCATAAGCCAGAGTTGTTTGATGAATTTCGTTGTCGCTATCTTGATGAGCTTCGTACAAGTGATGTTCATATTCAGGCTGTTAGACAAATTATGATTCTTTCTGAACAAGGGCAGGTTACGATCCTTTATGGGGCGAAAGATCCAGTCCATAATCACGCGATTGTTTTGTTTGAAGAACTGCAAAGGATTACTCAAATTCCTAAAACATAAAAAATTGGCGCACTATTTATAAAGCCAATTTTTTATGTTTTAGTCAACTGGAATCTTTCTTCGAAACATTGTGCAGTTTGCTGATCCATTCTAATCCTTACGAAACCGTCCCATTACTTCAAGTGTTTGAGTTATGTTGACAAACGCTCTTGGATCAATCTCGCGGATGGTATGTTTTGTTTCATTCAGCTCAAATTTAGTTATGACCGTTGTTAATACCTTTTTCGGTTTATGAGTATATACCCCTTCTGCATCAGTCATGGTAATACCGCGTGAATGCAGCTTAATTAATGCTTCGCTTAATTCAGTGTATTTTTCCGTTACAATCGTTAACGTTAATTTATTTTGAGTCGTATAAACCATATCTACTGCGCGGCCCGCAACATAAATGGCGAT
Above is a genomic segment from Neobacillus endophyticus containing:
- a CDS encoding SRPBCC family protein, with product MGKLFVDETIEINAPVAKVWDAITQRENTDKWALEFSSGGPEFHIESIWELGSPVYWKGQDGTVIVEGNVTALEPNQLLRFTVFDVRMEERPEVTEEDGITFRLSEENGKTHLHILQGDFSSMENGKFYRDSSAVIWDRVLPKIKELSEK
- a CDS encoding DUF488 domain-containing protein translates to MDGLRGIFLKRVYEPYDESDGCRILVDRLWPRGISKGNARLSLWLKEVAPSPELRKWFCHKPELFDEFRCRYLDELRTSDVHIQAVRQIMILSEQGQVTILYGAKDPVHNHAIVLFEELQRITQIPKT
- a CDS encoding excisionase family DNA-binding protein; amino-acid sequence: MYLTIKQAAEYLSMTEETIEKLIQQRKIRTLFDGTEYLIYKDQFNTHLKQLEKYKQLIQEILNEPIPEDLDIKDED
- a CDS encoding dipeptidase, whose amino-acid sequence is MNIIDFHCDVLMKLSESKGSLLFADAPELQANKARLQQGRVKVQCFAIFIEPDLPSDQKFQEALEQVHYFYNEVLGKNPDMVHIKNWADFDKIKLGQIGAMLTLEGVDAIGNDLMKLETLYRLGVLSVGLTWNNANLAADGAGEPRGGGLTLFGKNIVALNNKHQILTDVSHLSERAFWDVMELAEYPIASHSNAKALCDHPRNLTDAQASAMFQKGGMIHVVYNPPFVNASGEAGISDLIRHIDHFCSLGGVKQIGLGSDFDGITNFIADLEDASKNQNLINELLKYYSEEEVRGFASQNFLDHRPRIRV